One Cotesia glomerata isolate CgM1 linkage group LG8, MPM_Cglom_v2.3, whole genome shotgun sequence genomic window carries:
- the LOC123270429 gene encoding uncharacterized protein LOC123270429 yields the protein MRPRAVVLLFLFLSISVITAESKLQQAGTVDSNDEDDDADDDDDEDDIDSSRPEVDDDGRIYKNPRNSPSAMCPRDEKQAEVLEQKCLRRCSTDEDCKSKKKKCRCDGPCGMSCIKPDRECPVLQPEMEHGKMTVTGNLFGDSAHYQCDHNYFIVGLPDRTCRADGRWSSSTPICTKDRNSFCTEPPKVSNAKHYAPVDQKGFELNSTIQYFCDYGYQTTGFQNAMCFLMEGKASWFGPDITCKPVNCNLPPDIANGWHGGECYTYDCRITYHCVDGYKLVGKPEKICLADGTWSPKEVPQCLQSGPAQCPIPENPRYGKAISTSHSYNAIVSYECNHGYVLVGMTTRKCQADRKWSDQAPVCEEINCGSPGILYNGWIENIEHGTGLGASIIFRCKGHMKLEGNTSSVCESDGKWRYPLPSCLAPCIIPRIEKGHISVATHDDHINNVTVVEHGERIYVHCIENYEFAANNTPVTCNNGTWTIIPSCTPARCKQMPKSPKNGMVIAPKMNHGMKAIFKCKDGFTQIGGGPNNSSFHVECHYGTWIGDIPHCIEVYCAFPGYVPNGKVLLVGNMGVYDYRPYVKKVPNNKQIMYDCDKGYVLNEGPTGATCVGGNWSPKELPECLPGQHPRIRWSRRRRSLDRFNGSISNDTGANLTANPTSNFKKFIDYFRRVGKKLLHLELEKSQLRDLPDVDVVKIINLNASDDRGFKRRENSNRTVDNLVIRKKHFHKKSRNKDEKMIEFLRSTYRKLKRIDSKRRNNSTSHNMTMHDILNLMSKNFFHVDLAETHRNSSHHDNLQVHNQREFTKLKREFEKIMRFYNKSLRWSEKHGKKHKSGDRNESDDSGDGDSESNGKKRNKSKNYYRGFYEFINGYVNEKLSIIESGKHNMSGDLLSNIDLDKLDLKGSTFTVGEIYAFFKHIIENKLDDKAEKNEVLRNESKNLNRTGNNGLQTNGTSLASTETTLRATDPTTSSSIKIEAINDIPLRENSTEIGKHRSKRIRNAADVKEDSRQSRKLLSVNFEGRRIDDDGRKLFTLNGLDAQQQSRSKRFLPNAELDNQIILKNLYLNAYEDEYRANVRRSVGNDEGKLSVATRRRKGNLSLSK from the exons ATGCGACCCCGCGCAGTAGTGCTTTTGTTCCTGTTTTTGAGCATCAGCGTGATAACAGCTGAGTCTAAGCTCCAGCAAGCGGGAACAGTGGACTCCAATGACGAGGACGATGATgctgatgatgatgacgatgaAGATGACATCGACAGTTCTAGACCAGAAGTTGATGATGATGGAAGGATTTATAAGAACCCGAGGAATTCTCCTTCAGCAATGTGTCCCAGAGATGAGAAGCAAGCTGAGGTGCTGGAGCAGAAATGTTTAAGGAGATGCTCAACGGATGAAGACTGCAAGAGCAAGAAGAAAAAGTGCCGCTGCGACGGACCCTGCGGGATGTCTTGCATCAAGCCAGATCGCGAGTGTCCGGTTCTCCAGCCTGAAATGGAACATGGCAAGATGACAGTCACTGGAAATTTATTTGGAGACAGTGCTCATTATCAGTGTGATCACAATTACTTCATTGTTGGGCTTCCGGACAGAACTTGCCGCGCCGACGGCCGCTGGAGCAGCTCCACGCCAATTTGCACCAAGGACAGGAATTCTTTTTGCACTGAGCCTCCGAAGGTCAGCAATGCCAAGCATTATGCTCCCGTGGACCAGAAAGGATTCGAGCTCAATTCGACCATCCAGTACTTTTGTGATTATGGGTACCAGACCACTGGGTTCCAGAACGCTATGTGCTTCCTCATGGAAGGTAAAGCTAGTTGGTTCGGGCCTGATATCACCTGCAAGCCTGTTAATTGTAATCTTCCACCGGATATTGCTAACGGATGGCATGGAG GAGAGTGTTATACTTACGACTGCAGGATTACTTATCATTGTGTGGACGGGTATAAACTGGTTGGCAAGCCGGAGAAGATCTGTTTGGCTGATGGAACATGGTCACCTAAAGAAGTTCCCCAGTGTCTCCAA AGTGGTCCAGCCCAGTGTCCAATTCCCGAGAATCCTAGGTACGGAAAAGCTATCTCAACCTCCCACTCATACAACGCAATAGTGTCTTACGAGTGCAATCACGGGTACGTATTGGTGGGAATGACAACCCGTAAATGCCAAGCTGATAGAAAATGGTCAGACCAAGCTCCAGTCTGCGAGGAAATAAATTGCGGCTCCCCAGGAATCCTCTACAATGGTTGGATAGAGAACATCGAGCACG GAACTGGATTGGGCGCCAGTATCATTTTCCGTTGCAAAGGTCACATGAAGCTCGAAGGAAACACCTCCTCAGTCTGCGAGAGTGACGGAAAGTGGCGTTACCCTTTACCAAGCTGCTTGGCACCTTGTATAATCCCCCGGATAGAAAAGGGCCACATTTCCGTAGCTACCCACGACGACCACATCAACAACGTCACTGTCGTCGAGCACGGCGAGCGCATCTACGTCCACTGCATCGAGAACTATGAATTCGCAGCCAATAATACTCCAGTCACCTGCAATAATGGCACCTGGACCATAATTCCTTCTTGCACTCCAGCGCGCTGCAAGCAGATGCCCAAGTCTCCAAAAAACGGGATGGTAATCGCTCCCAAAATGAACCACGGCATGAAAGCGATCTTCAAGTGCAAGGACGGGTTCACCCAAATCGGAGGCGGTCCCAACAATTCATCTTTTCACGTGGAGTGTCATTACGGAACTTGGATTGGAGATATTCCTCATTGTATTGAAGTCTACTGCGCTTTTCCTGGTTACGTTCCTAATGGGAAAGTCCTCTTGGTTGGCAATATGGGTGTTTACGATTATCGTCCTTACGTCAAGAAAGTCCCCAATAACAAGCAAATCATGTACGACTGTGATAAAGGATATGTCTTGAACGAAGGGCCAACTGGAGCGACTTGTGTTGGCGGGAATTGGAGTCCCAAGGAGCTTCCTGAGTGTCTTCCTGGGCAGCATCCACGGATTCGTTGGAGCAGAAGAAGAAGATCTCTTGATCGCTTTAATGGGTCGATTAGTAATGATACTGGTGCTAATTTGACGGCGAATCCGACGTCCAACTTCAAGAAGTTCATTGACTACTTCAGACGCGTCGGGAAGAAGCTTCTGCACCTAGAACTGGAGAAATCACAATTAAGGGACCTTCCTGATGTAGATGTGGTCAAAATCATCAATTTGAACGCCAGTGATGACCGTGGCTTCAAAAGGCGGGAAAACTCTAATCGCACTGTGGACAATCTTGTGATCAGGAAGAAGCACTTTCACAAAAAGTCTAGGAATAAGGACGAGAAgatgattgaatttttaaggaGCACTTATAGGAAATTGAAGAGGATTGATTCTAAACGCAGGAACAATTCGACGAGTCACAATATGACTATGCATGATATCCTTAATCTGATGAGCAAAAATTTCTTCCATGTTGATCTTGCGGAGACTCATCGCAATTCGTCGCATCATGACAATCTTCAGGTTCATAATCAGCGAGAGTTTACTAAGTTGAAGCGGGAGTTTGAGAAGATTATGCGGTTTTATAATAAGTCGTTGAGATGGAGTGAAAAGCATGGAAAAAAGCATAAGAGTGGTGATAGAAATGAAAGTGATGATTCTGGTGATGGTGATAGTGAATCTAAcggcaaaaaaagaaataaatctaaaaactACTATCGTGGGTTCTATGAATTCATTAATGGGTATGTTAATGAAAAACTGTCGATTATTGAATCGGGAAAACATAATATGTCAGGTGATCTGCTTTCGAATATTGATCTGGATAAATTGGATTTGAAGGGGAGCACTTTTACAGTTGGGGAAATTTATGCATTTTTCAAACATATCATTGAAAACAAACTGGATGATAAAGCGGAAAAGAATGAAGTTTTGAGGAATGaaagcaaaaatttaaatagaacAGGAAATAATGGATTGCAAACAAACGGAACAAGCTTGGCTTCTACAGAAACGACTTTGAGAGCTACTGATCCTACAACCTCCAGTTCAATCAAAATAGAAGCCATTAATGATATTCCTTTGAGGGAAAATTCCACCGAAATTGGAAAACATCGCAGCAAGCGAATTCGAAACGCTGCTGACGTCAAAGAGGATTCTAGGCAGAGCCGTAAGCTCCTTTCGGTGAATTTCGAAGGCCGGAGAATTGATGACGATGGTAGGAAATTATTCACTTTGAACGGGTTGGATGCCCAGCAGCAGAGCCGCTCTAAGAGATTCCTGCCTAATGCTGAACTAGATAATCAAATTATTCTCAAAAACTTGTACTTGAACGCCTACGAGGACGAGTATCGTGCGAATGTTAGGAGATCTGTTGGAAATGATGAAGGGAAGTTATCTGTCGCTACGAGACGTCGCAAGGGCAATCTTAGTTTGAGTAAGTGA
- the LOC123270432 gene encoding neprilysin-2-like: MKPQKSSAVYLITAFVFAGLVVPNHGAALNSPAKPGEHKCTSDKCIVERLDTATHVMKFRNSDVNPCDNMFRFVCGNYDGTDISHTPSAEIEMRNAIMDSFIGVVDALTSDFRPFKMIEELHDICTDDNARNQDSVNLLKGIIMYMKGWPMMDGDKWKEDDFDWMNFSGESKKSGYPINYFVDFEPLLDVEEDGEKIMVFKAHPSPQYFEYTAAMMKKPEAYKDYMMTIAKLMGATGDISKDVEDVMEFEKKLHAIDADHDDKTDHVMRIDELQKEFPGIDWSMWASKTLIPFMDKDEEPLITIWNAEAMKEFFKLMAETPKRVQANYAVWRMVQKTVSYLTPEFRKEQEKFWKTIGHEEVSEESFCDDIAKFYMEEAMKYFFIDQFKNSAESMQNMVQDMKDSMVAMMKDCKHLDTEDKEKGSKIVSEMPVTLGTSTRFSDPKELEALYAESEFHKNNFLQTLLNLNMFRIEIDYSKKLQKDLNFVNDQPEGLETPRNIHDHLFIPPEILDSPMFDNNRPMYMNYGAAGPNIARELFVSVYQHTKLKDEDKQSTLMEPMKCFQNMFSNFTNTDAKEDIALGTMSTMMGQFIGLRSAYKAYKDYEAKNGPEAPLPEVSHTPEQLFWMAYVGQFCKANVDVEKEDDIEGIEMKMMEFIMQKMLAQIPEVAQDFSCPAGSKLNPETKCEWW, from the exons ATGAAGCCACAAAAATCATCGGCAGTCTATCTGATAACAGCTTTTGTGTTTGCTGGTCTGGTGGTGCCAAATCATGGAGCAGCCTTAAACTCGCCTGCAAAAC CTGGCGAGCACAAGTGCACCTCCGACAAATGCATTGTTGAACGTTTGGACACGGCGACACACGTGATGAAGTTCAGGAACTCCGACGTAAACCCATGTGATAACATGTTCCGCTTCGTCTGCGGCAACTACGACGGAACGGACATATCACATACTCCCTCGGCTGAAATAGAAATGAGAAACGCCATAATGGACAGCTTCATCGGAGTCGTCGACGCGCTGACCAGCGACTTCAGGCCCTTCAAGATGATCGAGGAACTCCACGATATCTGCACAGACGACA ATGCTCGTAACCAAGACAGCGTTAATCTGCTGAAAGGAATTATAATGTATATGAAAGGGTGGCCGATGATGGACGGTGACAAGTGGAAGGAAGATGATTTCGACTGGATGAACTTCAGTGGAGAGTCTAAGAAGAGTGGGTACCCTATTAACTATTTTGTTGACTTTGAACCCCTGCTAGATGTCGAAGAAGACGGGGAAAAGATCATGGTCTTCAAAGCGCAT CCCTCTCCGCAATACTTCGAGTACACAGCAGCAATGATGAAAAAGCCCGAAGCTTACAAAGATTACATGATGACCATCGCTAAACTTATGGGAGCAACTGGAGACATCAGCAAAGACGTCGAAGACGTCATGGAATTTGAAAAGAAGCTCCACGCAATCGACGCGGACCATGACGACAAAACCGATCATGTAATGAGGATCGATGAGCTTCAGAAAGAGTTCCCAGGCATCGATTGGAGCATGTGGGCCAGCAAGACCTTAATTCCCTTCATGGACAAAGACGAGGAGCCTTTAATAACAATCTGGAACGCAGAAGCGATGAAGGAGTTCTTTAAGTTGATGGCAGAGACTCCCAAACGTGTCCAAGCTAACTACGCGGTCTGGAGAATGGTCCAGAAAACGGTTTCATATTTAACTCCTGAGTTCCGCAAGGAACAGGAGAAGTTCTGGAAGACAATTGGCCATGAAGAGGTTAGCGAGGAAAGTTTCTGTGATGACATCGCTAAATTCTACATGGAGGAAGCTATGAAGTACTTCTTCATCGATCAGTTCAAGAATTCTGCTGAGTCGATGCAGAACATGGTTCAGGATATGAAGGACTCGATGGTCGCTATGATGAAAGATTGCAAGCATCTTGATACTGAGGACAAAGAAAAAGGCTCCAAGATTGTTAGCGAGATGCCAGTGACGTTGGGTACGTCCACTAGGTTCAGCGATCCAAAAGAACTGGAAGCTTTGTATGCTGAGTCGGAATTCCACAAGAACAATTTCCTCCAGACGCTTTTGAACTTGAACATGTTCAGGATAGAGATTGACTACAGCAAAAAGCTCCAGAAGGACTTGAACTTTGTGAATGATCAGCCTGAAGGCTTGGAGACTCCAAGGAACATTCATGATCATTTGT tcATACCTCCAGAAATTCTGGACAGTCCGATGTTTGACAACAACCGACCAATGTACATGAACTACGGAGCCGCTGGACCCAACATAGCTCGAGAACTGTTCGTATCCGTGTACCAACACACCAAATTGAAGGATGAAGACAAGCAGTCAACTCTCATGGAGCCAATGAAGTGCTTCCAAAATATGTTTAGCAACTTTACAAACACGGACGCTAAAGAAGAT ATTGCCTTGGGCACCATGTCAACGATGATGGGTCAGTTCATAGGTCTCCGGTCAGCCTACAAAGCCTACAAGGATTACGAAGCCAAGAATGGTCCTGAAGCACCTCTTCCTGAAGTTTCTCACACTCCGGAACAATTATTCTGGATGGCGTACGTCGGACAATTCTGCAAAGCTAACGTCGATGTAGAAAAGGAAGACGATATTGAAGGCATTGAGATGAAAATGATGGAGTTTATTATGCAGAAAATGTTGGCTCAGATTCCGGAAGTCGCTCAGGATTTCTCGTGTCCTGCTGGGTCGAAGTTGAACCCTGAAACTAAATGCGAATGGTGGTAA